A single window of Pyxidicoccus xibeiensis DNA harbors:
- a CDS encoding HAD family hydrolase: MPSKAAFFDVDGTLVKTNVVHVYAYYAMNRGSVLGIAGRTLSTAVSVPLFGVMDALDRKTFNEFFYRYYAGLTEDRLVTIAEDMFEDVLEPALFEQSQDLIDQARRSGCKVVLVTGALDFTMRPLARHLGADDLIANKMQFVGGKATGKVIPPIIEGANKANAIRAYCVKEGLALDKCHGYSDSASDYAMLAVVGRPTAVNPDLRLRSIARAYNWPILDLK, translated from the coding sequence ATGCCCTCGAAAGCTGCCTTTTTCGATGTCGACGGGACGCTCGTGAAGACGAACGTCGTCCACGTCTACGCGTACTACGCGATGAACCGCGGCTCGGTCCTGGGCATCGCGGGGAGGACGCTGAGTACCGCCGTCAGCGTTCCCCTCTTTGGCGTCATGGACGCCCTCGACCGCAAGACGTTCAACGAGTTCTTCTACCGCTACTACGCGGGGTTGACCGAGGACCGCCTGGTCACCATCGCGGAGGACATGTTCGAGGACGTGCTCGAGCCGGCCCTCTTCGAGCAGTCCCAGGACCTCATCGACCAGGCGCGCCGCAGCGGCTGCAAGGTGGTGCTCGTCACCGGAGCGCTGGACTTCACCATGCGCCCGCTCGCCCGCCACCTGGGCGCGGACGACCTCATCGCCAACAAGATGCAGTTCGTGGGCGGCAAGGCCACCGGCAAGGTGATTCCGCCCATCATCGAGGGCGCGAACAAGGCCAACGCCATCCGCGCCTACTGCGTGAAGGAGGGCCTGGCGCTGGACAAGTGCCACGGTTACTCCGACAGCGCCTCTGACTACGCCATGCTCGCGGTGGTGGGACGCCCCACCGCGGTGAACCCGGACCTGCGCCTGCGCTCCATCGCGCGCGCGTACAACTGGCCCATCCTGGACCTCAAGTAA
- a CDS encoding lactate racemase domain-containing protein produces MRPFKTLQKLYDEESQVVITEKGSPPRALFHGEGFLQEDLPVGTRVIFPRPPMAGVPNVKAAIRWAINHPEGMEPLHALLRPGMRLTCVIDDISVPLPPMVTPDVRQSILEVVLELAADSGVDDIHLVIANALHRRMTEGEMRRMVGQKIYDAFYPDRYYNHDAEDPDGIVALERTSHGEEVSVNRRVAESDLIIYVNVNFVPMNGGHKSMGTGVSNYASLRHHHNPKTIRESDSYMEPKASALYRSNERIGRNIDKHLKVFHIETALNNRMFGGPTDFLAKKEEDYTEADRLKFQALRYTLSKMPRAAARKVLSAIPAPYEVTGVYAGATEPAHQKTLETSWKQYVVPVEGQSDIVIFPIPFISPYSVNSILNPLLVQVMGLGYFYNLNRGVPLVKKGGVLILLHPAYDEFDPEHHPSYIEFFNRLLPETRDSMKLEHKYEREFAENPSYVHLYRKGNAYHGVHPFYMWYWGENGRQHVGKVIVAGAENNHVPALMGWDRTDTLTEAIEEARGFMGRSATISLLRIAPTVMVDVK; encoded by the coding sequence ATGCGCCCGTTCAAGACGCTCCAGAAGCTGTACGACGAGGAAAGCCAGGTGGTCATCACCGAGAAGGGCAGCCCCCCGCGGGCGCTCTTCCACGGCGAGGGCTTCCTGCAGGAGGACCTGCCGGTGGGCACGCGGGTCATCTTCCCGCGTCCCCCCATGGCCGGCGTCCCCAACGTCAAGGCCGCCATCCGCTGGGCCATCAACCACCCGGAGGGCATGGAGCCGCTGCACGCCCTGCTGCGGCCCGGCATGCGGCTGACGTGCGTCATCGACGACATCAGCGTGCCGCTGCCCCCCATGGTGACGCCGGACGTGCGCCAGTCCATCCTGGAGGTGGTGCTGGAGCTGGCCGCCGACAGCGGCGTGGACGACATCCACCTGGTCATCGCCAACGCGCTGCACCGTCGCATGACGGAAGGCGAGATGCGGCGGATGGTGGGGCAGAAGATCTACGACGCGTTCTACCCGGACCGGTACTACAACCACGACGCCGAGGACCCGGACGGCATCGTCGCGCTGGAGCGCACGTCCCACGGTGAAGAGGTCTCCGTCAACCGGCGCGTCGCGGAGAGCGACCTCATCATCTATGTGAACGTGAACTTCGTGCCCATGAACGGCGGGCACAAGTCCATGGGCACCGGCGTGTCCAACTACGCCTCGCTGCGCCACCACCACAACCCGAAGACCATCCGCGAGTCGGACTCCTACATGGAGCCCAAGGCCAGCGCGCTCTACCGGAGCAACGAGCGCATCGGCCGCAACATCGACAAGCACCTGAAGGTCTTCCACATCGAGACGGCGCTGAACAACCGCATGTTCGGCGGGCCCACCGACTTCCTCGCCAAGAAGGAGGAGGACTACACGGAGGCGGACAGGCTGAAGTTCCAGGCCCTGCGCTACACCCTGTCGAAGATGCCGCGCGCGGCGGCGCGCAAGGTGCTCAGCGCGATTCCGGCGCCCTATGAAGTCACCGGCGTGTACGCCGGGGCCACCGAGCCCGCGCACCAGAAGACGCTGGAGACGAGCTGGAAGCAGTACGTGGTGCCGGTGGAGGGGCAGAGCGACATCGTCATCTTCCCCATCCCCTTCATCTCCCCGTACAGCGTCAACTCCATCCTCAACCCGCTGCTCGTGCAGGTGATGGGGCTGGGCTACTTCTACAACCTCAACCGGGGCGTGCCGCTGGTGAAGAAGGGGGGCGTGCTCATCCTCCTGCACCCGGCCTACGACGAGTTCGACCCCGAGCACCACCCCAGCTACATCGAGTTCTTCAACCGGCTGCTGCCGGAGACGCGCGACTCCATGAAGCTGGAGCACAAGTACGAGCGCGAGTTCGCGGAGAACCCCAGCTACGTGCACCTGTACCGCAAGGGCAACGCCTACCACGGCGTGCACCCCTTCTACATGTGGTACTGGGGCGAGAACGGCCGCCAGCACGTGGGCAAGGTCATCGTCGCGGGCGCGGAGAACAACCACGTCCCCGCCCTGATGGGGTGGGACCGCACCGACACGCTCACCGAGGCGATTGAGGAGGCCCGCGGGTTCATGGGCCGCTCGGCCACCATCAGCCTGCTGCGCATTGCCC